ttaaattattagaTTGAATCATATGAAATCACCTGTATTTgactatttttaaacttaaaaaatgacaattttcATATGATTCAACCCAATATAGTGCTCAGCCTCCAAGAATTTgttccttttaaagctcctcttCCCTGATAATTAAGGACCAATTAACTTCTGACTTCACCGTAAAactaactctttcttttttttttttttttgagatggagtttcactcttgttgcccaggctgcagtgcaatggcgtgatcttggctcaacacaacctccgcctcctgggttcaagtgattcccctgcctcaacctcccaagtagctgggattacaggcatgtgccaccatgcctggctaattttgtatttttagtagagatgggttttctcccggttggtcaggctggtcttgaactcctgacctcaggttatccacctgcctcggcctcccaaagtgctgggattacaggcgtgagccaccacgcccagccaaaactaACTCTTTCTGTATTTCCAGGTTTGGTAAATGGTACCTCCATCTGCCTGGTTACTCATGTCAGAGACCTCAGTGTCATCCTTGACCCCTCCCTCAACCAAGGATACTAAGTCTTGTCTATTCTATTCTAGCTCCTAAATATGCACTGAAGCCACccacttctctccctctctctccccaccttcaTTCCAAGCTATGATGGTTTCGTCCTAGGATTCCTGCAATAACTTCATTATCCTGCCTTCACTCTCGGCACCTTCAATCCATTCTCCACGCAGCTGCCAGCATGATCTTTTAAAATGCGAGTCTGATCATGTCATTTCCTGTCTTGAAGCTCTTCAGTGGTCTGcttttacatttataattaacttttaaatttctccATGTCCTGTCAGACCCTGCATGATCTGACCTCTGCCATCCTCTCCTCCCAGAGTCCCTCCTGCTCATTGCCCTCTGGCCCTGGGGACCTTCCCTCAGATGGGCAGAGATCTTTCTGGAAGGGCTTTTGTGGATGCCAATTCCCAGCATGGCAGCTCCTCCACTCTTTGCTTTGCTGactcctcctctccccactggCCTCAGCTTGACTCTCCTTCCTCAGGGAGGCTCTTCCCTCTGTACTCCCGCCAGCTATATTTTGATCCCTTGTTATTCTGGCTCTTGGTTTTCTGCTATTTTCTTCTATAGAGATTAGCACAgttttaattaaacatttgtgtacatttGTACAGTGTCTGTCTCTGCCTGACTAGTCTGCAAGCTTCATGAATGCAGAGACTTGCCTGTCGTGCCCACAGCTCTATTCCTAGTGTGTCTGGCATGGAGTGGGTACTCACTAAAGACGTGCTGAGAGAATGAGTGCTATGGACCCGTGAATCAGTCCTCCAGGAAATCAGAGCCCACTGTCCTGAGTGTGACTCCAGACCCACACTGCTGTGCTCCTTCTGAGCTGCAGCGAGAGCTGGGGGTTTGCTCTTAATCATGGAGGAGGTGTCAGTTTCAGGGGGTGGGAGGGAATTATGATGGAAAAAGTCCAGGGGGAGGGGTCCCCATATTGAGGCCCACCCATAACATTTGTAATTATAAGTCGAGCTAACACATTATCACGTAAAATATGTTCTATTCTCCTAGCTTGACAAATATACCTTCACAATGACCTGGAAGGCCAGGTTTGGATTCAGAAATCTTGGACTCTTTGGGGTTTCATACCAGAACTCCCAGCATAGGAAGAACTGGCTCCCTTGCCCAGACCTTAAATCAGATCCTTTCTCTTCTCACCTGCAGCTCCAGACCACACTGTGAAAAGCCTTGTGCCCACAGCTGTGCACATCCTGGGCTTCCTCCACACCTTGTCCATAAACTGCCCCTCAGCTACCTTCAGACCCAGGGTACACGTAGGCATTTTAGTCCATCTTCAGAATTCGCATCTGTATTTCTGAAGTGTGATCTAAAAGGGGGAGAGGGAGCTACAGGTGAATGCACCGTTGTCTCCTTGCCTATGGAGGAGAGCCAGAGCTGCCTTTCTGTAGTACAGGCCAGGGCAGCGGCCTTTTTGCCTTGGTGTAGGGGTGATATTGTCTGTGCTCGTGGCTTCCTGGGATAATTAGGTAGGGAATGCACTGACAGGCATCCTGTTAGGCTTGTCCTTTCTAGACGCAGCCTCCAGAAGAATAAATGCTCCATTAGCAGCTGGCTGGAGCTGGCTGAGGCTCTAGCTGGTCTCTGGCCTCTGGTGTAGGCTTCCCTCAGGTGAGTGCATGGATGAGAGCTCTACCTTCTCCTGACTGCCCAGGCCTCAGGACAACAGGTAAGCCAAGAGGCTCAGGCCTTCCCCCGCACTTCTTGTCCTTCTCCTGGGAGTGGCCAGGCCTGCGGTCAGTCCTTCTGCCATCTGCCTCTCTCATGTCCTCATGCGGAGGCATCCCTACGTGTGGGGATCTGTGCTCAGTGCTCAGGAGGCATCCAGCACCCTGGGTGTGTGTGGATTGTTAGAGATTTTCTGGGACTGTTAGGCTGTCAGGTTGTTATCAATGAGGGGCAGGAGGGATCCCAGGGTATTTCTGAGCAGCGAAGAGAGAGGTCCAGGCTACCAACCGGTTGTGTCTGCTTTGCTGGGGGCTGGGAGCGGGGGTAGTGGCTCCCCGGCCTGGGAGCAGGACTGCAGTGAGTATGCTGGAGCTCTGAGCTCCTGCAGTTAAGCCAACTGAAGGTGGGCGTATGGTTGAGTGGTTAACTGCAGGTGGGCATATGGTTGAGTGGGTCAGCCAGCAGACAGAGCTCCGacctcttcattttctctctggtTAGACAGAGCTTAAATGGCTTTACCTGACTTTGGAAGACTCCTGAGGAGTGTAAGCAGGTCCAGCCAGTGGGTACAGGCTTGAAGACCAACAGGGTGGGCTGGCAGACAAGACAGCATCAGTATCTCAGTCCAGGTGTCCCAGCCAGGACCACCCCAACCACCACCAGGAGGATGGAACCAGCCCCTAGCCCTTGAGAGCAGCTCTCCCTTTTCTGCACCATCTCAAGGGAAATCTGAAGACAAGCTACCAGCATGAGATGTTCTGATGTTCAGGGAACACAGTTAAACAAAAGTGTGATGCTGCTGTGGGAAAGCCTGCCCCAGGATACCACCATACCATGCCGTCTTCAGTTCCTGCCAGCTGAAGTTTTATTCCCAGGCAATGCTTTCTCCTTTTACCATTTCCCGTGGGGACCTGACTGGCTCTCTTTGGGGACTGAGGTCTTACAGGCCAGGAGGTGCCTTTGAACTCGTGCTAGGGGCTGTGTGCCTGTGAACTCACTGGAATCCTTTGTTGACACATTGCTTTCTTACCAGTCTGTGATCTCTTTGAGGGCGGGGCTTGTGATGCTACTATTTAGTAATTCCTATATCCCAGTTGGtgctgacacatagtaggtgcataGTAAGTGCTTACTGAATGAACGGATGGGTGCATTTCCTGTTCTACAGATACCTGTTCAAACTTTGTtttgtgctttattttgtttACCCAGTTAACGCTTCTGACAAGATGTCCTAcagctcctccccaccccatcaAAGAGGAGGGCCCTTGGCCTCAAGTAGGCCAATCAGTCTCTGTTGGTGGGGAGTTGAATCTTCAGTGAGCAACTGGGgaagagaaaacagaacagaactATTTTCGGAGGCCCTGAGGCCTGCATCCTCAAGGCTACCTGGCTTTGTCTTTTCTGAGGCTTGGTCAACATTTTCCTTGGTTCTCTGAGTTACTCACATCTTTCTAATACATTTCCTCTTTTACTTTAGTTAAAACCAGAGCTGGTTTCTGTTGCTTGCCTACAaagaaccctgactgatataagtgttttcctattatttttaaatcttctaaaGTATTGCTCTGAGATGGTTTTGCTTAAGCAGATTCATTGAAACAGTTTACTTCATATTTGGATTTTTCCATTTGTCAGAACATTCTTCCTTGGTAGTGTGGTGCAGTAGAAGGGACTGGACTGATTTAGATAATCTAAAGGTAATTCTGACTGTGCCACTAATTATGTAATTTCAGAGGAGTAACATTCTCTTTGGATTTCAGTTTCcacatgagaaataaaaaaacttgAACTGAGTAACCACAGATTTCCTTCCAGCTTTAAGATCCTATTATTCATATGAGTCAATATCTGCCTTTTAGTGATATGCTCCATTGGCCCCAGTTACACGGTCTGGGCTTATGTGATAACCCTTCAAATATTTGAGAACCTATGCTCCTGCGAGTGTTTTGTTCTAGGCTCAACATAACCAGTTTCTGTAATCATTTCTCATATGGTAAGGTTTTTAGACTTTTCACCATTCTGGTCATTCTCTTTGAGACACTCCAGTTTTTCAGTGTCTGCCTGGAAGTGTGGCTTCGAGACCTGGACCTGGACTAGTCATGCTGTGGGAGTCTCCCCACTACTTATCCATGTGCTCAGCCTGCCCCTCCTGGCAGACAATGTTGACTAAGGCACAGTCCAAGGGGAGGCAGCCACTACAACTTTCCTAGATCTAGGGAtagttattttttgtcattttagagGCCCTTCCTTCAGGCTGCGTTCAGAACAGATGCAGGTAGCCACGGAGCCAAATCTGGAAGGAGATGGTGCTTCCTCTGAAGATCAGTAAGTAACCAAGAGTGATTAACTGAACAGTTGCTAGTTCTTAATACACATGGAAGAAAGATTTGCTACAGGTGTCATTAATGTttgcagcagttttttttttttttttaaattgagacagagtctcgctctgttgcccgggctgaagtgcagtggcataatctcagctcatgcagcagttttttaaaaaatgaggcacTGAATGTTCATGTCTCCATTGATGAGAAAAATGTCCTCTCTAACCCTTTTCTTTTGCTATgcccctttccctttctctctgatATCATGTCTCATGAGCCTTTTGCCCTAGCAGCTCTTGTATTTGTCTTTTGTGCAGGAGAACAGATGTAAAAACTATTGCTCAgggaaaataaagtgaaaatgagGAAAAGTAAAAGAAGATCTGGAGAGGGCTCTGACCTGACCACAAGCATCCTGGAGCAATGAGGTAGAGGGTGTTCTGGGAGGAGTCTGATATCTGGACTCTCGAGGGGTTCTTTCTGTCATGGTAGCTCCAACAAAGGGGTATTCTGATGAAGTCCCATATGATGCGGCCCCAGGCCATCTCTCtgcttcccctctctctcccttgttTGGATCCAGCCCCTCTGGCCTCCACGCTCTTCTTTGCAAACACCAACCATGCTGCCACTTTAGGGCCTTTGCATTTTCTGGTCTCTTTGTCTGGAACACTCTGCCACTGCATGGTCACTCCTCCACTTCACTAGGCCTCTGTTCAAATGTCACCCCGTTGAGGGTGTCATTTGATTGCTTTATCTAAGACAGACCCTATCTCCCCAACACATTTTTCTCTAGCCCTTTACTCTGCCTTATCTTTAACAGAAACTAACGACATCTGACATATGcttacttgtttatttatattaTCCAGACCATAAACTCTCAAAGGCAAGGGTTTTGCTTCACTACTGATTCCCAAGTGCCAAGAAATGTACCCAGCACATGCAGCGCcctcaatcaatatttgttgtgGTGTGACTTATAAAGCATCAGTCTCAATGCTTATTAGCACAAAATTGATCTCACGGAAgcactttgtgtttttttggtggAGGGTTAATTAGTCCACTAGTTGACAAGTGAGTCATTGAGGATGGGAACTTTATTAGAGCACTGTGGATCTGTTCAACAAGGCCCTGGTGCACCCCACTACAAACCACTGTCGAAATGAGGTTGCTAAGAGTCACCTTGTGGAGGGAGAGCTGCAGGTCCCATCTCATCCAGAGATGCTTTGATCTGAGGTGGGGCCCTGGAGATGAACAGAAGAAAGGTGGGGAGTGCTGTGTATTTTTTCCCCACAAACCCACCAGGGCTCATTGTCAGATCCTgggctttcctttccacatcattTTTAGGGACTGAGGCCAGTTTTGCATGATTCAGTGACCAGGCATGTGGCCTGACTGTAGGTGGCAGGTGGGGATGGTGCAAGCTGACAGGTTGAGTGGCCATGGATCCTGTTCAGGTAATCTTGGGGGAAGGTGATAGGAGAGAAGTGGGTGTGGGAAAGGGATGAGAATTTGATAAAGCCAGGTTACCAACAGGGAACCTCTGAGCAGGCCAGGAAGGGAGGATCTGGGAACAATCTAGTGGAGGAGTGGTGATGTGGATCTGGAGGCCAGCTGTGCTGATCCTTTGTCCAAGGTGAAGTGATTGCCCAGGAACTGGGAGAAGAGGGAAGGTCCTTGGACAGGGCTGACATCCTAGGTGGGGAGATTGAAGCCACCCTGGGAAAACAGTACTTCAAACCCACCCCTGTTTCTTCAATACCTCATTCCTCACTGTTGTCAAGACTGGAGAGAGGCCCCAGAAAAAATCCAGTTACACCTGGGTGAGAGAAACTGTGAACCTTATCAGCTAATAATCCCCGAAGGTAAGTTTAGCTCCTTAAGTGTTTTTCCAGTAGTGATCAATACTCCAGAGCTTTTCTAGACAGAATCACTCAGGGGCAGAATGTATTTTCCTAAGATGGCCACAATAAAAAGTTCGATGGAGTCAGAGTGACCTCTACAGTCCTGCTGTTGGGCAGTGGGGTCTTTGTCCCCTCCCCTCGAACTAAGGTAGCTCTTCTGCATTTGcatttgaaaatgaatgtggCGGATTCTAGAGTGCCTCAGTACCCTTTCTCTCCATAATGTTCCTTCTGCATAGCGTTTTATGGCTCTTCACTCTCTCAGTTTCAGGCAGGAAGACTCATCCTGAGCTGAGCTGCTTTTCTTGAAGTTGTACAAGAACGTCCTGTTGACTGGGGCAAATTCAGTATTTCTTTTCCTGGTCACTGTGCTGGAGCACGAGGAAAGACTTTTACCTTTGAGGGGTAATTTACCTTTGAGGGGCCATGAACTCTGATTATCTGAAAGTCCTTGAGCCAGAAAGAGAAACCCCCGTCCCCCACCTCTCACTTTCACCTGTTTCTAGACCTTTTCTTATAGCAATGCCTTGGCCCTCAGGAAGCATTAGATCTCAAACTGCAGGGTCTGGGGCTGAAGCTGATGCTGGCATGGGTGACTCAGAGTTTCTCTATTAGTTCAAATATGTAATATCTTTTAGAGCCTAGGACTCAGGCTGGAGGCTATTCTTTGTTGCTAGTTGGTTAATACTTTATGAATAGTGGTGGGGGAGGGAATGCCTTGGACTATTAATGTCCCCGTGGATCTGGATCCTGGATAACTTCCAGTGTCCTGGAGGGAATGTTCTGCTTGGCTCATCTTGCCCAGAGAAGAGCCAGGATATGAGAAGATGGGAGAGAGAAGGCGGAGGTGTGAAACGTGCTGGTGCTTCCTGTCCTCGTGGTGTGATGgctgcccaggctgctccttCGAGGCAGGACAGGATTCCCATGGGAGGTATGAGGACCATGGTGATTTCCAGGCATCAGTTATGTCCCAGAGCATCGTGTGCCTGTGCAGTGGGATTACTGATAGTCCAGGCATCAGTTCATATTGTCCTTTATGGCAGATCCTGCACAAGGGGGTTCTCTGTCTCTGGACCCACTCTGTCAGCACGgacatcctttttctttttccctggtAAGGACATCAGAAAGAAAGTTACCCCTCCAGTGTTTGGAGTCTTGGCATCCTTGGCCTGCCCGCAGGCCTCTGAATCCTCAGTGTGTTAGCCCAAGGTCACCTTAGGGAAAGGAATATTTCTCCTGGTCTTCCAACACCCTGGAAAGTGAGGCTCTTCAAGAACAGGAAATTCTTCCTAGTGTCTAACCTTGGCCTGCAACTATGCCATACATTTAATTGTAGAAGGTATGGAAAGTTAGGGCTGTGGTGGACACAGTTAAATCACTGGACAGAAGCCATGAGGCAGAGCCAGAACCAGCTTCTGGACTCCCTGCATGGAGCTTTCTACTATCCCAGGTTGTTGGGTCCCTTCTCAGTGGCCAAACATGCTATTTTATGAGCCTTGAGGACAtgacactaagtgaaagaagcctggCCAAAGGGCCACCTAGTGTATcgttctatttatatgaaatgtccaggaaaGACAAAagcatagaggcagaaagtagactAGTGCTGTGGGAGGAATGGGGGAATTGGGGGGTGATGGCTAAGGGCTTATGGGGTTTTGGGGGAggtaatggaaatgttttaaaattggttGTGGAGATggatgcacaactctgtgaatacactaaaaggcattgaattgtatactttaaataggtgaattgtatgctatgtgaattatatctgaaTAAAGCTATTTTTTCCCTGCTCTTTTCCTGGCTTCCACTTTCTTATCACAAATCCTGGGGACTCTTGGGGcaggggccaggggccagggcCATACCCTCCCACAGCAGATGGGGCCTTCAGGTGGAGTGCAGCCTTAGCTGATCCGTCTTGCCCTCCTCTCTGCTGGAGAGAATGAACAGGAATCAGCACTGCCTGTCTCCATGCTTAGAGGCTGGACCCAGACCCTGCCTTCTGGGACACACCCACCATAATGAGGGCTCAGTGCCTCCTTCTTGCTGACTCCATTTCTCCACCTTGGGACAAGCCAGCTCCGACGGCCTGGCATGGAAATGACCACGGAGCCCTGGTCAGTCGGGTAGTTCTTTCAGGGGCAGGGCATCCTGCAGCAGAGGAAGGGACTGAGCGGGATGTAGAGCTTAGAACCTGGTCTGATCTCGGagtttccccttccttcctcttctcaagAAGGCAACCCTATCAGCCACTGGCCAGGGAGTAGCTTATCTTAGGGAGCCATTTTGTAGAAATCTCAGGCAAGAAGGGGTTGGGAGTCATCTAGACTCCCACTCAACAATGTTTGTCGATACCAGCTATGTTTCAGGAACAGTTGTGTTCTGGGAACCACTGACATGCCCAGTGGTGACCCAGCATCCTCCTTTTAAGGGCTCAGAATTCAGTGGGGAAGTAAATGTAAGTAGTTCTCTGATTGGGGTAAGCAATGGAGATTGAAGAAAGGATGTTAATCAGCCTGAGTGTTGGGATGGTCAGAGAAGGCTTTCTGGAGCAAGCACACCTTGGAGACTGAGTATGAAATAGCCACATGAAGGGGGGAGGCTGGGTGGGAAATCATGGAAAGTGTGTTCCAGGCAGGGGGAATACAAAGTACAAAGGTCTGCAGATGGATGTGAGAGAACAGTTCATTTGGAGAACCACATAAGAAACTTCAAGTAGTTGAGTCTGGTTGTAAACCAAGATATGAGCTAGAGAAGGCCAAGAGATGAGGTGGGAGAGGAAGAAGGGGCAGACTATCTGAAGCCTAAATAGGAGGAGGTCCAAGACCCCCTCCTCCCCAGGaactccacctcctccacctacCTCCTGCACCTGCAGGACTCCTACCTGAGCAGGGTCCCCAGTGCCAGGCAGAGAAGAAAGTAACCAGCATCAGGAGAAGCGAGACAGgcaccaccaccagcagcacATCTTTGTAGGAGGCCTTCCCTGGTGCTGAACATGGAGGGGTGGGGTTAGAGGTGGACTTGATGCTTCATAAGCCCTCAACCATTGACTGCTGGCCCTTAGCATACCTGCCTCATGATGACAGCTGTCCCAGGGCGTGACTGTGGCCAAGTCCCAGCTGACAGGGTTGGAGACAATGCAGGAATAGGCCACATCTCTGTCTCCTGGTCCCAGGGAAACACTCAGCACCTGTCCGTCTGTGAAGAGGCTGTGTGGCTCCATACCAAAGTCCATGGTTGTCTCCCGTCGCCAGCTATAGGTTATTTCGCTGATGTTGGGGGCCCAACAGGACAAGAAAACCTGGCAGGTCTTGGAGGGCTGAGCATCCTCTCCTACAGCAATGAACACTTGTACCACGGGCCTGGGTACTGCATCTGGGGAAGAAAAGTACAGCCGGTATGGGTCTCAGGGATGCTGGGCAGGGCCCACAACTCTGGCTCTGGGATCTACCCAGGGTTAGATGCCACCTCTGACTAGGCCTCTCTTGTTTCAAAATCTTGTCTGGCTTTCCACTGCCCACAGGACAGAAGCTGAATTCCTTAGCTTGATATTCAAAACCTTTCAGGAAATGATTCATGTCCATCTCTCCAGATGTACCTCCTGCTGCTTCTCCCTGCTCATCCTAATTAATTTGCAGTTTTCCCAAACATGTCATGCTCTTGAATATCTTTCATGCTTTCACACAGTTCGTCTGCGCACACAGATGCCTTTCCCTTCTTGTCCTCCTAGAAAACTTCTAcccatccttcaaggcccagccTGAACACATTGCTTAATGCCTTGACTGTGAAGTCTTCCCAGGCATAGCTCTGAGCTCTTCAAGCACTctatctctttttgtagtatt
This portion of the Pongo abelii isolate AG06213 chromosome 1, NHGRI_mPonAbe1-v2.0_pri, whole genome shotgun sequence genome encodes:
- the SLAMF8 gene encoding SLAM family member 8 isoform X2 — protein: MVMRPLWSLLLWEALLPITVTGAQVLSKVGGSVLLVAARPPGFQVREAIWRSLWPSEELLATFFRGSLETLYHSRFLGRAQLHSNLSLELGPLESGDSGNFSVLMVDTRGQPWTQTLQLKVYDAVPRPVVQVFIAVGEDAQPSKTCQVFLSCWAPNISEITYSWRRETTMDFGMEPHSLFTDGQVLSVSLGPGDRDVAYSCIVSNPVSWDLATVTPWDSCHHEAAPGKASYKDVLLVVVPVSLLLMLVTFFSAWHWGPCSGKKKKDVRADRVGPETENPLVQDLP
- the SLAMF8 gene encoding SLAM family member 8 isoform X3, with the translated sequence MVMRPLWSLLLWEVTGAQVLSKVGGSVLLVAARPPGFQVREAIWRSLWPSEELLATFFRGSLETLYHSRFLGRAQLHSNLSLELGPLESGDSGNFSVLMVDTRGQPWTQTLQLKVYDAVPRPVVQVFIAVGEDAQPSKTCQVFLSCWAPNISEITYSWRRETTMDFGMEPHSLFTDGQVLSVSLGPGDRDVAYSCIVSNPVSWDLATVTPWDSCHHEAAPGKASYKDVLLVVVPVSLLLMLVTFFSAWHWGPCSGKKKKDVRADRVGPETENPLVQDLP
- the SLAMF8 gene encoding SLAM family member 8 isoform X4, which produces MVMRPLWSLLLWEDAVPRPVVQVFIAVGEDAQPSKTCQVFLSCWAPNISEITYSWRRETTMDFGMEPHSLFTDGQVLSVSLGPGDRDVAYSCIVSNPVSWDLATVTPWDSCHHEAAPGKASYKDVLLVVVPVSLLLMLVTFFSAWHWGPCSGKKKKDVRADRVGPETENPLVQDLP
- the SLAMF8 gene encoding SLAM family member 8 isoform X1, whose amino-acid sequence is MVMRPLWSLLLWEALLPITVTGAQVLSKVGGSVLLVAARPPGFQVREAIWRSLWPSEELLATFFRGSLETLYHSRFLGRAQLHSNLSLELGPLESGDSGNFSVLMVDTRGQPWTQTLQLKVYDAVPRPVVQVFIAVGEDAQPSKTCQVFLSCWAPNISEITYSWRRETTMDFGMEPHSLFTDGQVLSVSLGPGDRDVAYSCIVSNPVSWDLATVTPWDSCHHEAAPGKASYKDVLLVVVPVSLLLMLVTFFSAWHWGPCSGRSPAGAGGRWRRWSSWGGGGLGPPPI